One Hyphomicrobium sp. CS1GBMeth3 DNA window includes the following coding sequences:
- a CDS encoding cytochrome c oxidase subunit 3 has translation MAQAHGKQHDYHLLDPSPWPIAASAAAFVSAIGAIVWMRSLGEGAAGLFGLHGPWVFAAGFAALVAVAWLWWRDVIIEANRGDHTPVVQLHLRYGIILFIASEVMFFVAWFWAYFDFALFPADVYTPENVKESLGMVQRNEIFGGQWPPVPVEATDAVIPTTGAPTEGFFKGTFDPWGLPLVNTLVLLLSGCTVTWAHHALLKNDRRGLVLGLLATVLLGLLFTALQAYEYTHAAFTFGGHAYGSAFFMATGFHGAHVIIGTIFLLVCLIRAIRGAFTPQQHFGFEAAAWYWHFVDVVWLFLFAAVYVWGAGANAGAGH, from the coding sequence ATGGCCCAAGCGCACGGCAAGCAACACGACTACCACCTGCTCGATCCGAGCCCATGGCCCATCGCCGCCTCAGCTGCGGCGTTCGTATCGGCCATCGGCGCCATCGTCTGGATGCGCTCGCTCGGCGAAGGAGCAGCCGGCCTGTTTGGTCTGCACGGACCGTGGGTGTTTGCCGCCGGCTTCGCTGCGCTGGTGGCGGTCGCCTGGCTCTGGTGGCGCGATGTGATCATCGAGGCCAACCGCGGAGACCACACGCCCGTCGTGCAGCTTCACCTGCGCTACGGCATTATTCTGTTCATCGCCTCCGAGGTGATGTTCTTCGTGGCCTGGTTCTGGGCCTACTTCGATTTCGCTCTGTTCCCCGCTGACGTCTACACGCCCGAGAACGTCAAGGAATCGCTCGGCATGGTGCAGCGGAACGAGATCTTCGGCGGGCAATGGCCGCCGGTGCCGGTCGAGGCGACGGACGCTGTGATTCCGACGACGGGCGCACCTACCGAGGGCTTCTTCAAGGGCACGTTCGATCCCTGGGGTCTTCCGCTCGTCAATACGCTCGTCCTACTGCTCTCGGGCTGCACGGTGACGTGGGCGCACCATGCGCTGCTCAAGAACGACCGCCGCGGTCTCGTGCTCGGTCTCTTGGCGACCGTCCTTCTGGGCCTCTTGTTCACGGCGCTGCAGGCCTACGAATACACGCATGCTGCGTTCACCTTCGGTGGCCATGCGTACGGCTCGGCCTTCTTCATGGCTACCGGCTTCCATGGCGCGCACGTGATCATCGGTACGATCTTCCTGCTCGTCTGCTTGATCCGGGCCATCCGGGGAGCATTCACGCCGCAGCAGCACTTCGGCTTCGAGGCCGCGGCCTGGTACTGGCACTTCGTCGACGTCGTCTGGCTGTTCCTGTTCGCAGCCGTCTACGTGTGGGGTGCGGGCGCCAACGCGGGCGCTGGCCACTAA
- a CDS encoding DUF983 domain-containing protein, producing MAGSAKHEPSGRGVHPVVAGTLARCPRCGSGSLFRNGLMLKENCSNCGLDYAFIDTGDGPAVFAILILGFVVLGGALYVEFSYEPPVWVHVVLWGLLTPLLAFALLRFLKAILIALQWTNKAEEGRLAKD from the coding sequence ATGGCTGGCAGCGCGAAACATGAACCGAGCGGGCGCGGCGTCCATCCGGTTGTGGCTGGAACGCTGGCGCGGTGTCCCAGGTGCGGGTCCGGCTCGCTGTTTCGCAACGGGCTCATGCTGAAAGAGAACTGCAGCAACTGTGGGCTCGACTACGCGTTCATCGATACGGGCGACGGGCCGGCCGTGTTTGCAATCCTGATCCTCGGTTTTGTGGTGCTCGGGGGCGCGCTCTACGTCGAGTTCAGCTATGAGCCGCCGGTGTGGGTGCACGTCGTGCTGTGGGGCCTCCTCACGCCGCTGCTGGCGTTCGCGTTGCTGCGCTTCCTCAAGGCGATTCTGATCGCGCTGCAGTGGACCAACAAGGCCGAAGAAGGCCGGCTGGCCAAAGACTGA
- a CDS encoding GNAT family protein: MAFLRAGSALEWAVIQGRGVWLRPPQIGDYGPWAELRAQSRAHLVPWEPAWPRDDLTKSAFRRRIKHYQREARDDLGYAFLAFETESETLIGGVTLSNIRRGVTQSAMLGYWLGLPFVGKGYMTAAVSATLVHAFEPLRLHRVEAAVQPGNARSIGVLKRAGFVEEGLARRYLKINGTWQDHLLFAILAEDWMTREVRR; the protein is encoded by the coding sequence ATGGCGTTTCTGAGAGCCGGAAGCGCGTTGGAATGGGCGGTCATTCAAGGCCGCGGCGTCTGGTTGCGTCCGCCTCAGATCGGCGACTATGGGCCGTGGGCGGAGCTTCGCGCGCAGAGCCGCGCGCATCTCGTGCCGTGGGAGCCGGCGTGGCCGCGCGACGACCTCACCAAGAGCGCCTTCCGGCGGCGTATCAAACATTACCAGCGCGAGGCCCGTGACGATCTCGGCTATGCGTTCCTCGCCTTCGAGACGGAAAGCGAGACGCTGATCGGCGGCGTGACACTGTCGAACATTCGCCGCGGCGTCACTCAGTCGGCCATGCTCGGTTATTGGCTCGGGCTGCCGTTCGTCGGCAAGGGCTACATGACGGCCGCGGTGAGCGCCACGCTCGTGCACGCGTTCGAGCCGCTCCGGCTGCATCGCGTCGAGGCAGCGGTGCAGCCCGGCAATGCGCGCTCGATCGGCGTTCTGAAGCGCGCTGGGTTCGTCGAGGAAGGACTGGCGCGCCGTTATCTCAAGATCAACGGCACTTGGCAGGATCACCTGTTGTTCGCGATCCTGGCCGAGGACTGGATGACGAGGGAGGTCCGCCGGTGA
- a CDS encoding pitrilysin family protein: MTEEISRLSNGLTIVTHTMPHLETTSLGIWVGVGSRHEAPHENGISHFLEHMSFKGTASRTAQAIAEEIEAVGGELNAATGLETTAYFARVLKGDEGVALELLADILLNSKFSPDELEREREVILQEIAGTRDSPEDIAFELINEAAYPGQALGRTILGPAANVRRFTPADLTAFLRLHYRPQQMVLSAAGAIQHAPLVRHAEALFGGLTQDKSSGEERAQYQGGVRWHQKRFEQSHLVLAFEAPSYRDNAYLTAQVFSGLFGGGMSSRLFQEAREKRGLCYSIYSSAWGLGDTGLLAVHAATGTEMMASLIDVTGGELEAVAAEGPSAAELHRAKAQLKAGLLISLESSSARAEQMARHLLAHGRIVSSDELIRKVDEVSAEDVGRFAQQLVAARPSVAVVGAGKASERLASEAVQRIGRAPVGPEVRTA; the protein is encoded by the coding sequence ATGACGGAAGAGATCTCGCGCCTTTCGAACGGGCTGACCATCGTCACCCATACCATGCCGCATCTCGAGACGACCTCGCTCGGCATCTGGGTCGGGGTGGGATCCCGTCACGAGGCCCCGCACGAGAACGGCATCTCGCATTTCCTCGAGCACATGTCGTTCAAGGGTACGGCCTCGCGCACGGCCCAGGCCATCGCCGAGGAGATCGAGGCCGTAGGCGGGGAGCTCAATGCCGCCACGGGGCTTGAAACCACGGCCTACTTCGCGCGCGTCTTGAAGGGCGACGAAGGCGTGGCCTTGGAGCTGCTGGCCGATATCCTTCTCAATTCAAAATTTTCGCCGGACGAGCTCGAGCGCGAACGCGAGGTGATCCTGCAGGAGATCGCCGGCACCCGCGACAGCCCGGAGGATATCGCTTTCGAGCTGATCAACGAGGCGGCCTATCCGGGCCAGGCCTTGGGGCGCACGATCCTGGGCCCCGCAGCCAACGTCCGGCGCTTCACGCCTGCCGACCTCACGGCCTTTCTCCGGCTGCACTATCGGCCGCAGCAGATGGTGCTGTCTGCGGCGGGGGCAATCCAGCACGCGCCACTTGTTCGCCACGCTGAGGCCCTATTCGGCGGGCTCACTCAGGACAAGAGTTCGGGGGAGGAGCGGGCTCAGTACCAGGGCGGCGTCCGCTGGCATCAAAAGCGTTTCGAGCAGAGCCATCTCGTGCTCGCGTTCGAAGCCCCTTCCTATCGTGATAACGCGTATCTGACGGCTCAGGTTTTCTCGGGACTGTTCGGCGGAGGTATGTCGTCCCGCCTGTTCCAGGAGGCCCGCGAGAAGCGTGGCCTCTGCTACTCGATTTACTCGTCCGCCTGGGGTCTCGGCGATACGGGGCTCTTGGCGGTGCACGCGGCGACAGGAACGGAGATGATGGCCAGCCTCATTGACGTGACAGGCGGAGAGCTTGAGGCTGTCGCTGCCGAGGGACCGTCGGCTGCGGAGCTGCACAGGGCGAAAGCTCAGCTCAAGGCCGGCCTGCTAATTAGCCTCGAATCATCTTCGGCTCGCGCCGAGCAGATGGCCCGCCACCTGCTCGCGCACGGGCGTATCGTCAGCAGTGACGAATTAATCCGCAAAGTGGATGAGGTGAGTGCCGAGGACGTTGGCCGATTCGCGCAGCAGCTCGTTGCGGCGCGGCCGTCGGTGGCCGTGGTCGGGGCCGGCAAGGCGTCGGAGCGGCTGGCTTCAGAGGCGGTGCAGCGCATCGGGCGTGCGCCGGTCGGCCCGGAGGTGAGGACAGCCTGA
- a CDS encoding EAL domain-containing protein codes for MASLLGVLRLSLLVLAGFLGFLAQAEPARALKAIEIGSDQGRVEITTLGELYESRGDSLQVETAAGEDGLAGRMSVSATTPGTNPNWIVFALTNPSDRPVERWLSADRYSVIGSGVVWPDLDARRIEAVTPSIGFVPERIKNDRADLFRITLEPGQTITYVVELSSERFTRLYLWKPLDYEIKISDRQLFNGVMLGLTGLLAIFLTAIFAANHKLVFPAAALVAWCALAYLCVDFGFFHKLFLLKPEANAVYRAATESALAASLVVFLHVFLRLALWHGLVRMLITVWLVAQFSLIAVAIIDPRLAATFARLSFVFIGLTGTGLVLFLALRGQDRALSLIPTWILFLVWIFGAGVTLIGKLSGEVVVFGLVSGLVLILLSIGFTVTQYAFRSIEPLYGAAPSELQSRSIAVDASGAAVWEWNARRDEVKVSPSVELLLGLSPGDLSTRTDEFLRHLHPSDRERFRLALFTVQERRDGKICCDFRLRQADNNYRWFEIEAAGVPGSDPRSFKCVGLIRDVTDAKRAHERLLHDAVHDSLTGLPNRELLLDRLQVSLTRAKSEPQIRPTMLIIDIDKFTSLNSSLGLVLGDSLLLTIARRLQRHIGPADTLARIGGDRFALMMLQDQPVPELAQHAERIRRSLRSPIKIAGQEIVLTGSIGIAVYDEQTHEAADLVKNAEIAMFRAKRAGADRIEVFSPEMKGDQDDRRALETELRRAMEKNQLRVAYLPVIYLPTEELAGFEAVARWDHPQLGLVDPAALVPIAEDTDLIAKLGAYLLQRTSRDVVAWQKEFPRTEAPLFVSVNISCRHLFRQDIVQEIRHILGRTVVPKGSIRIEVTEQVALENPEQATEILEWLRGAGAEIVIDEFGTGFTSLSYLERLPFDTIKLDQAFMQAGSVKGGNDSVLVRSMVALAHELGKNVVAKGVETANEVSFLRSIECEYAQGPYCGNAIADTEVTQVLAQVRTSENKHKPVGMFRTKPKKKGRQHAGATDKPEVVVVNGNGAAHPPQVVNGNGAAHPTHANGAMRPAASANGAQVPQPAAAKQAESGVNGAQRRGRLSRLRQEQAAGKGSLKDAAAQSAPPPPSPAAPPVSQKSAPPPPPPAALSAPSPLMTRLSEVLPDVATPTVRTAPPPAAPPPRTKNGPGPGAGGPPPLRPINVGPPPAAVASRPPPVPPSAPPPIQPSAMGPPPMGAAPPPAPPPMPPKRSEAPPPPPPPPRPVLVQPAPPPPASKGPPIPFPPPLSSGSAGVPLAAPPPPRPAAAPISAPAPAAVRPAAVGAGAANGGAGPGAAPRPADPDFSNLPPAIAESLARLAGVSRKSN; via the coding sequence TTGGCGTCGCTCCTCGGCGTGCTCAGGCTCTCGCTGCTGGTGCTCGCGGGGTTCCTCGGGTTTTTGGCCCAGGCGGAGCCCGCGCGCGCTCTCAAGGCCATCGAGATCGGCTCCGACCAGGGTCGTGTCGAGATCACGACACTCGGTGAGCTCTACGAATCCCGGGGCGACAGCCTGCAGGTCGAGACGGCAGCGGGCGAAGACGGTCTCGCGGGGCGCATGTCGGTCTCGGCCACGACGCCGGGTACCAATCCCAACTGGATCGTGTTCGCACTCACCAACCCGAGCGACAGGCCTGTGGAGCGTTGGCTGTCGGCAGATCGCTATAGCGTCATCGGCTCCGGCGTCGTGTGGCCGGACCTCGACGCGCGGCGCATCGAGGCAGTGACGCCGTCCATCGGTTTCGTGCCGGAGCGCATCAAGAATGACCGCGCGGACCTGTTCCGCATCACGCTCGAGCCGGGTCAGACGATCACCTACGTGGTGGAGCTTTCGTCCGAACGCTTCACGCGGCTTTATCTATGGAAGCCGCTCGACTACGAAATCAAGATCTCGGACCGCCAGCTTTTCAACGGCGTGATGCTGGGCCTCACAGGCCTGCTCGCGATCTTCCTCACGGCGATCTTTGCCGCCAACCACAAGCTCGTATTTCCGGCCGCCGCGCTCGTTGCGTGGTGCGCGCTCGCCTATCTCTGCGTCGACTTCGGCTTCTTCCATAAGCTATTCCTTCTGAAGCCGGAGGCGAATGCCGTCTATCGCGCCGCGACGGAGTCGGCGCTTGCGGCGAGCCTTGTCGTGTTCCTGCACGTGTTCCTCAGGCTCGCGCTGTGGCACGGCCTGGTCAGGATGCTGATCACGGTCTGGCTGGTGGCGCAGTTCTCGCTGATCGCCGTGGCGATCATCGACCCGCGTCTCGCTGCGACCTTCGCACGGCTGTCGTTCGTGTTCATCGGGCTTACGGGCACCGGCCTCGTCCTGTTCCTCGCCTTGCGCGGCCAGGATCGGGCGTTGTCGCTGATCCCGACCTGGATCCTCTTTCTCGTTTGGATCTTCGGCGCCGGCGTCACGCTGATCGGAAAGCTCTCCGGCGAGGTAGTCGTGTTCGGCCTCGTCTCGGGGCTGGTGCTGATCCTGCTGTCGATCGGCTTCACGGTTACGCAGTATGCCTTCCGATCCATCGAGCCGCTCTACGGCGCGGCGCCATCCGAGCTGCAATCGCGCTCCATTGCGGTCGATGCCTCGGGTGCGGCGGTGTGGGAGTGGAATGCGCGCCGCGACGAGGTCAAGGTCAGTCCGTCCGTTGAGCTGCTGCTCGGGCTCTCGCCCGGCGATCTCTCGACGCGTACCGACGAGTTTCTGCGTCATCTGCATCCGTCCGACCGCGAGCGCTTCCGGTTGGCTCTCTTCACGGTGCAGGAGCGGCGCGACGGGAAGATCTGCTGCGATTTCCGCCTGCGCCAAGCCGATAATAACTATCGCTGGTTCGAGATCGAGGCGGCCGGAGTACCGGGATCCGATCCGCGCTCATTCAAGTGCGTGGGTCTCATCCGCGACGTCACGGACGCAAAGCGGGCGCACGAGCGTTTGCTGCACGACGCGGTGCACGACAGCCTAACGGGTCTGCCCAACCGTGAGCTGCTGCTCGACCGCCTGCAGGTTTCGCTCACGCGCGCCAAGTCGGAGCCGCAGATCCGCCCGACGATGCTCATCATCGACATCGACAAGTTCACGAGCCTCAACTCCTCGCTCGGGCTTGTGCTCGGCGACAGCTTGCTGCTTACCATCGCGCGGCGCCTGCAGCGTCACATCGGGCCTGCCGACACGCTGGCGCGCATCGGCGGCGACCGCTTCGCGCTGATGATGCTGCAGGATCAGCCGGTGCCCGAGCTTGCGCAGCACGCCGAGCGGATCCGCCGCTCGCTGCGCTCGCCGATCAAGATCGCGGGGCAGGAGATCGTGCTCACGGGTTCGATCGGCATCGCAGTCTACGACGAGCAGACGCACGAGGCCGCGGATCTCGTCAAGAATGCCGAGATCGCGATGTTCCGCGCCAAGCGCGCGGGCGCCGACCGCATCGAGGTGTTCTCGCCGGAGATGAAGGGTGACCAGGACGACAGGCGCGCGCTCGAGACGGAGCTGCGCCGCGCCATGGAGAAGAACCAGCTGCGCGTCGCGTATCTCCCGGTCATCTATCTTCCAACGGAGGAGCTGGCGGGTTTCGAGGCCGTGGCGCGGTGGGACCATCCCCAGCTCGGCCTGGTCGATCCGGCGGCGCTGGTGCCGATCGCGGAAGATACCGATCTCATCGCCAAGCTCGGTGCCTATCTCTTGCAGCGCACGTCGCGCGATGTGGTTGCCTGGCAGAAGGAATTCCCGCGCACCGAGGCGCCGTTGTTTGTCAGCGTCAACATTTCCTGCCGACATCTCTTTCGCCAGGATATCGTGCAGGAGATCCGCCATATCCTGGGGCGTACGGTGGTGCCGAAAGGCTCGATCCGCATCGAGGTGACGGAGCAGGTGGCGCTCGAGAACCCCGAGCAGGCGACCGAGATCCTCGAATGGCTGCGGGGCGCGGGCGCCGAGATCGTCATCGACGAGTTCGGCACCGGTTTTACATCGCTGTCCTATCTCGAGCGGTTGCCGTTCGATACCATCAAGCTCGACCAGGCGTTCATGCAGGCCGGCAGCGTGAAGGGTGGTAACGACAGCGTTCTCGTGCGCTCGATGGTGGCGCTTGCTCACGAGCTCGGCAAAAACGTCGTGGCGAAGGGTGTGGAGACGGCCAACGAGGTCAGCTTCCTGCGCTCGATCGAGTGCGAGTATGCGCAGGGACCTTACTGCGGCAACGCCATCGCGGATACGGAAGTGACGCAGGTGCTGGCGCAGGTGCGCACGAGCGAGAACAAGCACAAGCCGGTCGGTATGTTCCGCACCAAGCCCAAGAAGAAGGGCCGCCAGCACGCTGGTGCGACGGACAAGCCGGAAGTCGTTGTCGTCAATGGGAATGGTGCTGCGCACCCGCCGCAGGTCGTCAACGGAAACGGCGCCGCGCATCCGACGCATGCCAATGGTGCAATGCGCCCTGCGGCTTCTGCGAACGGTGCGCAGGTCCCGCAACCGGCCGCCGCGAAGCAAGCCGAGAGTGGCGTCAACGGTGCGCAACGGCGTGGGCGTCTGTCTCGTCTGCGTCAGGAGCAGGCAGCGGGGAAGGGTAGTCTGAAGGACGCCGCCGCGCAGTCGGCACCTCCGCCTCCATCTCCGGCGGCTCCACCTGTTTCGCAGAAATCTGCTCCGCCTCCACCGCCGCCCGCTGCTCTGTCCGCGCCTTCGCCGCTCATGACGCGGCTTTCCGAAGTGCTGCCTGATGTGGCGACGCCGACGGTGCGGACGGCACCGCCGCCAGCCGCGCCTCCGCCGCGTACGAAGAATGGTCCCGGCCCCGGTGCCGGTGGGCCGCCGCCGCTGCGCCCCATCAATGTCGGGCCTCCTCCGGCGGCCGTCGCCTCGCGTCCGCCTCCGGTACCGCCGTCTGCCCCGCCGCCGATTCAGCCTTCGGCCATGGGACCGCCGCCGATGGGTGCCGCGCCTCCGCCTGCACCTCCGCCGATGCCGCCCAAGCGTTCCGAAGCGCCGCCACCGCCGCCACCACCACCGAGGCCTGTGCTCGTGCAGCCCGCGCCGCCCCCGCCGGCGTCCAAGGGACCGCCGATTCCGTTTCCGCCGCCGCTCAGCTCAGGTTCGGCCGGGGTGCCTCTGGCTGCGCCTCCGCCGCCGAGACCTGCCGCTGCTCCCATTTCGGCTCCCGCTCCGGCCGCGGTGCGTCCGGCAGCCGTGGGCGCAGGTGCTGCCAATGGCGGAGCCGGGCCGGGCGCCGCTCCGCGTCCCGCCGATCCGGATTTCTCCAACCTTCCGCCCGCCATCGCAGAAAGCCTGGCGCGGCTCGCCGGTGTTTCGCGAAAGTCGAATTGA
- a CDS encoding cytochrome c oxidase assembly protein — protein sequence MTTDAQNETSKAASATPRPDPVRRASNRGVVLVCLTALLTMGAATWAAVPLYRLFCQVTGFGGTPMRADQVPDKVLDHTITVRFDANVSRSLPWTFQPEQRTVEVKLGESTLAFYKAHNNSNVPVKGTATFNVSPDNAGAYFSKIECFCFTEQTLAPGESVDMPVSFFVDPSIIEDRDARVIKEITLSYTFYPVEGSGAKAEAPTTDSGAQGTQQGG from the coding sequence GTGACAACAGACGCTCAGAACGAGACGAGCAAGGCGGCGAGCGCGACGCCCAGGCCGGACCCTGTCCGCCGGGCTTCGAACCGCGGCGTCGTGCTTGTCTGCCTGACGGCGCTGCTCACCATGGGCGCCGCGACCTGGGCCGCCGTGCCGCTCTATCGGCTCTTCTGTCAGGTCACGGGGTTCGGCGGCACGCCGATGCGCGCCGATCAGGTGCCGGACAAGGTGCTCGACCACACCATCACCGTTCGCTTTGACGCCAACGTGTCTCGCAGCCTTCCGTGGACATTCCAACCCGAGCAGCGCACGGTCGAGGTCAAGCTCGGCGAGAGCACGCTTGCCTTCTACAAGGCTCACAACAATTCCAACGTGCCCGTGAAGGGCACCGCGACCTTCAACGTGTCGCCTGACAACGCGGGGGCTTACTTCAGCAAGATCGAATGCTTCTGCTTCACCGAGCAGACACTGGCGCCCGGCGAAAGCGTCGACATGCCGGTCTCGTTCTTCGTCGATCCGTCGATCATCGAGGATCGGGACGCACGGGTGATCAAGGAAATCACGCTCTCCTACACTTTCTATCCAGTGGAAGGCAGCGGTGCCAAAGCCGAGGCGCCGACCACGGATAGCGGCGCACAGGGGACGCAACAGGGAGGTTGA
- the thrC gene encoding threonine synthase — MLQPRTAKLVTYISTRGEAAALSFEDVLLAGLARDGGLYVPETWPSFSAETIASFAGRPFAEVAAEVMAPFVGDRIDKTTLLGMAREAYGRFDHPAVTPLTQIDRNRWVLELFHGPTLAFKDVAMQLLARLMDHALAKRGRRATIVGATSGDTGGAAIEAFRGSRRVDVVILFPDGRVSDVQRRMMTTPTDANVHAVAVKGTFDDCQALVKGMFNDHAFRDAMSLSGVNSINWARIVAQVTYYFVAATALGAPHRAVTFAVPTGNFGDILAGWVAKRMGLPIETLVIASNENDILPRAHATGVYEMRGVTETSSPSMDIQISSNFERYLFEASGRDAGFIRGVMGALAQGGRFDLGTCAKRFGQEFRAAAASEADVADAIRRTKAASGYLLDPHTACGLVALERTTPQSEVPGVVLATAHPAKFPDAMERITGKRPGLPPRLDSLLSDPERFPVVQNDLVAVKRLVESAVRPAAEVK; from the coding sequence GTGCTACAACCCAGGACGGCAAAGCTCGTGACTTACATCTCTACCCGCGGCGAGGCCGCCGCCCTCTCGTTCGAGGACGTGCTGCTGGCGGGGCTGGCGCGCGACGGCGGCCTCTACGTGCCCGAGACGTGGCCCAGCTTCTCGGCCGAGACCATCGCGTCCTTCGCCGGCCGGCCGTTCGCCGAGGTGGCGGCCGAGGTCATGGCGCCGTTCGTCGGCGACCGCATCGACAAGACCACGCTGCTCGGCATGGCGCGCGAAGCCTATGGCCGCTTCGATCATCCGGCTGTGACGCCGCTCACGCAGATCGACCGCAACCGTTGGGTGCTGGAGCTGTTCCACGGGCCGACGCTGGCCTTCAAGGACGTGGCCATGCAGTTGCTTGCGCGGCTCATGGACCACGCGCTTGCGAAGCGCGGGCGGCGGGCGACGATCGTGGGGGCGACGTCCGGTGATACGGGCGGGGCGGCCATCGAAGCGTTCCGCGGCTCGCGGCGCGTCGATGTGGTCATCCTGTTTCCGGACGGGCGCGTCTCGGACGTGCAGCGCCGCATGATGACAACGCCTACGGATGCCAACGTGCACGCTGTTGCAGTGAAGGGCACGTTCGACGATTGCCAGGCGCTGGTGAAGGGCATGTTCAACGACCATGCCTTCCGCGATGCGATGAGCTTGTCGGGCGTCAACTCGATCAACTGGGCGCGCATCGTGGCGCAGGTGACGTACTATTTCGTCGCCGCCACCGCGCTCGGCGCGCCGCACCGGGCCGTGACGTTCGCTGTGCCGACCGGCAACTTCGGCGACATCCTCGCCGGATGGGTGGCGAAGCGCATGGGGCTGCCCATCGAGACGCTGGTCATCGCCTCCAACGAGAACGACATCCTGCCGCGTGCGCACGCCACCGGCGTCTATGAGATGCGGGGGGTGACGGAAACCTCGTCACCCTCGATGGACATCCAGATCTCGTCGAACTTCGAGCGCTACCTGTTCGAGGCCTCGGGGCGCGACGCGGGCTTCATCCGAGGCGTCATGGGGGCGCTGGCGCAGGGCGGACGTTTTGACCTCGGGACGTGCGCCAAGCGGTTCGGTCAGGAATTCCGCGCGGCGGCGGCAAGCGAAGCGGACGTCGCCGATGCGATCCGGCGCACGAAGGCCGCGAGCGGCTATCTCTTGGATCCGCATACGGCCTGTGGCCTCGTGGCGCTCGAGAGGACCACGCCGCAATCCGAGGTGCCTGGCGTCGTGCTTGCCACCGCGCACCCGGCCAAGTTTCCGGACGCGATGGAGCGCATCACCGGGAAGCGACCTGGATTGCCGCCTCGGCTCGATAGCCTGCTCTCGGATCCGGAGCGGTTCCCGGTGGTTCAGAACGATCTTGTCGCCGTAAAGCGCCTCGTCGAAAGTGCGGTGCGGCCGGCGGCGGAGGTGAAATGA
- a CDS encoding SURF1 family protein, with amino-acid sequence MAHPIHTQEARQRGWRSLIWPGVFTLAALPILIGLGVWQVERLAWKNSLIAAINEGLGKARAPLEEPADAWKDLAAKEYRPVSVVGRFRHEDERFLFATHGSEMGWHVYTPLETAGGKLLFVNRGFVPDQLKDASSRAAGQIEGEVRVQGLVRKPGVEGWFDAPSDAAHKTFYWRDLGGMTALLASEQDRARVLPFFVDAAAEPANPGGWPKGGVTRLDIPNRHLEYALTWFGLAVTLVAVFGAFTWTRLRPESD; translated from the coding sequence ATGGCGCATCCGATACATACTCAAGAGGCTCGGCAACGTGGGTGGCGCAGCCTGATCTGGCCGGGTGTCTTCACGCTGGCGGCTTTGCCGATCCTGATCGGGCTCGGCGTCTGGCAGGTCGAGCGCTTGGCTTGGAAGAACTCTCTCATCGCTGCGATCAACGAGGGGCTCGGCAAGGCGCGGGCGCCGCTCGAAGAGCCGGCCGACGCCTGGAAGGATCTCGCCGCCAAGGAGTATCGCCCGGTTTCGGTGGTTGGCCGCTTCCGTCACGAGGACGAGCGATTCCTATTCGCGACGCACGGCAGCGAGATGGGCTGGCACGTCTACACGCCACTCGAGACCGCCGGCGGCAAGCTCTTGTTCGTCAATCGCGGCTTCGTTCCGGACCAGCTCAAGGATGCCTCGAGCCGCGCAGCGGGTCAGATCGAAGGCGAGGTCCGGGTGCAGGGGCTCGTGCGCAAGCCGGGGGTCGAGGGCTGGTTCGACGCTCCTTCGGATGCCGCGCACAAGACGTTCTACTGGCGGGACCTCGGCGGCATGACGGCGTTGCTTGCCTCTGAGCAGGACCGGGCCAGGGTGCTCCCCTTCTTCGTCGATGCGGCGGCGGAGCCAGCCAATCCCGGCGGCTGGCCCAAGGGCGGCGTGACGCGGCTCGACATCCCAAACCGGCATCTCGAGTATGCTCTGACCTGGTTTGGGCTGGCGGTGACGCTGGTTGCCGTTTTCGGGGCTTTCACCTGGACCCGGCTCAGGCCGGAATCCGACTGA